A region from the Sorex araneus isolate mSorAra2 chromosome 6, mSorAra2.pri, whole genome shotgun sequence genome encodes:
- the CNGA4 gene encoding cyclic nucleotide-gated cation channel alpha-4, producing MSQDSKVKTTESSPPAQSKARKSLPVLDPSGEYYYWWLNTMVFPVMYNLIIIVCRACFPDLQHSYLVAWLVLDYISDLLYLLDIVVRFHTGFLEQGILVVNKGQISSRYVRSWSFILDLASLVPTDVAYVRLGTDTPTLRLNRFLRAPRLFEAFDRTETRTTYPNAFRIAKLMIYIFVVIHWNSCLYFALSRYLGFGRDAWVYPDPARPGFERLRRQYLYSFYFSTLILTTVGDTPLPDCEEEYLFMVGDFLLAVMGFATIMGSMSSVIYNMNTADAAFYPDHALVKKYMKLQHVNRRLERRVIDWYQHLQINKKMTNEVAILQHLPERLRAEVAVSVHLPTLSRVQIFQNCEASLLEELVLKLQPQTYSPGEYVCRKGDIGREMYIIREGQLAVVADDGVTQYAVLGAGLYFGEISIINIKGNMSGNRRTANIKSLGYSDLFCLSKEDLREVLSEYPQAQAVMEEKGREILLKMNKLDVNAEAAEIALQQATENRLQGLDQQLDDLQTKFARLLAELESSALKIAYRIEKLEWETREWPMPEGPIEADEEDNSEEGTSKGGEGKANQEDPPGPE from the exons ATGAGCCAGGACAGCAAAGTGAAGACAACAGAGTCCAGTCCCCCAGCTCAGTCCAAGGCCAG GAAGTCACTGCCTGTCCTGGACCCTTCTGGGGAATACTATTACTGGTGGCTAAACACAATGGTCTTCCCAGTTATGTATAACCTCATCATCATCGTGTGCAG AGCCTGTTTTCCTGATTTGCAACATAGTTATCTGGTGGCCTGGTTAGTGCTAGACTACATAAGTGACCTGCTGTACCTACTGGACATTGTGGTGCGCTTCCACACAG GATTCCTGGAACAAGGCATTCTGGTGGTGAATAAGGGTCAAATCTCAAGTCGCTATGTTCGCTCATGGAGTTTCATCTTGGACCTGGCTTCTCTGGTGCCCACTGATGTGGCCTATGTGCGGCTGGGCACAGATACACCCACACTAAGACTGAACCGCTTTCTGCGTGCTCCCCGCCTTTTTGAGGCCTTTGATCGCACAGAGACCCGCACAACATACCCAAATGCATTTCGTATAGCCAAACTGATGATTTACATTTTTGTTGTCATCCATTGGAACAGCTGCCTCTACTTTGCCCTGTCGCGGTACTTGGGTTTTGGGCGCGATGCGTGGGTGTACCCAGACCCTGCACGGCCTGGCTTTGAACGCCTACGGCGCCAGTACCTTTACAGCTTTTACTTCTCCACCTTGATCCTGACCACCGTGGGGGACACACCACTGCCAGACTGTGAGGAAGAATACCTCTTCATGGTGGGTGACTTCCTGCTAGCTGTCATGGGGTTCGCCACCATCATGGGTAGCATGAGCTCTGTCATCTACAACATGAACACTGCTGATGCAGCTTTCTACCCTGACCATGCTCTTGTGAAGAAGTACATGAAGCTGCAGCACGTCAACCGTCGGCTGGAGCGAAGAGTTATTGATTG GTATCAGCATCTGCAGATCAACAAGAAGATGACCAATGAAGTAGCCATTTTACAGCATTTGCCTGAGCGACTGCGCGCAGAAGTGGCTGTATCAGTACATCTGCCTACTCTGAGCCGGGTGCAGATCTTCCAGAACTGTGAGGCCAGCCTACTGGAGGAGCTGGTGCTAAAACTGCAGCCCCAGACTTATTCACCAGGTGAATATGTCTGCCGCAAGGGTGACATTGGCCGAGAGATGTACATTATCCGCGAGGGTCAGCTGGCTGTGGTGGCAGATGATGGTGTCACGCAGTATGCTGTGCTTGGAGCAGGGCTCTACTTCGGTGAGATCAGCATCATCAATATTAAAG GCAATATGTCAGGGAACCGCCGCACAGCCAATATCAAGAGTCTAGGCTATTCAGATCTATTTTGCCTGAGTAAGGAGGATCTGCGGGAAGTGCTCAGTGAGTATCCACAGGCCCAGGCTGTCATGGAGGAAAAGGGCCGTGAGATTCTACTCAAAATGAACAAACTGGATGTAAATGCTGAGGCAGCTGAGATCGCCCTCCAACAGGCCACAGAGAACCGGCTACAAGGCCTAGACCAGCAACTAGATGATCTACAGACCAAGTTTGCTCGTCTTCTAGCTGAGCTGGAGTCCAGTGCACTCAAGATCGCTTACCGCATTGAGAAACTAGAGTGGGAGACACGGGAGTGGCCAATGCCTGAGGGACCGATAGAGGCTGATGAGGAGGACAATTCTGAGGAAGGAACTTCCAAGGGTGGAGAGGGCAAAGCTAATCAGGAAGATCCCCCAGGCCCAGAGTGA